CACCTCGCGCAACTGAGCGACCAGTTGCTTGTGCTCGCTGCGCGCGCTCCACCAGCGGTTGGCGGCGTTGTGAATCAACTCGAAGAGATCGAGGGTGATCTTGCCGGTAATGTCCATGACCTTGAACCAGGACAGGTCGGCGAAGACAGTAAGGCCGAACAGGAACAACGCCAGGAACAGCAGCGTACTGCCCTGCACGTTGAGGACATTGATGCCCAGCTGCCCCAGGCTTTCGCCAAGAGCGCCCCCCGCGGAAGCCGGCATGTGGCTGCCACTGGTATGGAAGTGGATATAAGCCAGCGCGGAGCCGGAGAGCACCAGGAACACCAGGCCGATCAGACGCCAGGAGAACAGCCAGCCGCTCCACTCCCAGGCCATGTGGCGCTTGCGGAACACCTGCCAGGTCTTGACTGCCAACAGCAGGGGGAACAGGTAAGCAAAGTAGCCCAGCACCATGAACAGGATGTCGGCGAACAGGGCACCAAGGCGACCGGCGGCATTCTGCACTTGCTCGACATGACTGGAATGGCTCCAGCCCGGATCGGACGGATCATAGGTGAGCAGAGCCATCCACAGGTAGAGGCATAGCGCGCCAAGCGCGATCAGCGCCCCTTCCTTCAGGCGATAATGCAGTTGCTGACGCCAGGCGGCGGCATGACTTGCTGTGGTGGTGTCCTTCAAAACGCGTCTATTCCTGCGCTGTACGCGCGTCCGAGATTCGTTGAGCCTCAAAGCAGGCCTATTGTACGGCTTTAGGCGGCCGACGCCAGCGAGGCCGGAAGCCTCCGACAGTGCTTTTGCCGGCTTTCCGAGGTTCGGTGTAGCATAGCCCAACATCGCTTTGTGGCTGCTCAATTGGAGCACGCATTCTCTTACGTGACAAAGGCTTATGGAGTCTTTTTATGAGTGAAGTCAAGCATTCGCGCCTGATCATCCTGGGCTCCGGCCCCGCCGGTTACACGGCGGCCGTATATGCCGCACGCGCCAATCTCAAGCCTGTTGTCATCACTGGGATCCAGCCCGGCGGCCAGCTCACCACCACCACTGAAGTCGACAACTGGCCGGGCGACGTCGAAGGCCTCACCGGCCCGGCCCTGATGGAGCGCATGCAGCAGCACGCCCAGCGTTTCGATACCGAGATCGTCTACGACCACATCCATACCGCCGAGTTGCAACAGAAGCCTTTCACGCTTAAGGGCGATAGCGGCACTTATACCTGCGATGCCCTGATCATTGCCACCGGCGCCTCCGCCCAGTACCTGGGCATGTCGTCCGAAGAAGCGTTCATGGGCAAGGGCGTTTCCGCCTGCGCCACCTGCGATGGCTTCTTCTATCGCAATCAGGTGGTCTGCGTCGTCGGCGGCGGCAACACTGCCGTTGAGGAGGCGCTGTACCTATCCAACATCGCCAAGGAAGTCCACCTGATCCACCGCCGAGACAAGCTGCGCTCGGAGAAGATCCTGCAAGACAAGCTGTTCGAAAAAGCCAGGAACGGCAACGTACGCCTGCACTGGAATACCACGCTGGATGAGGTCCTGGGCGACGACATGGGCGTGGTCGGCGTGCGCCTGAAAGACACCGAAAGCGGGGAAACCCGTCAACTGGACCTGGCGGGCGTATTCATCGCCATTGGCCACAAGCCCAACACAGACCTGTTCAAGGGCCAGTTGGAGATGAACGACGGCTACCTGAAGATCAAGGGTGGCGCGGAAGGTAACGCAACCCTGACCAGCATCGAAGGCGTGTTCGCCGCTGGCGACGTGGCCGACCACGTCTACCGCCAGGCGATCACCTCCGCCGGAGCCGGCTGCATGGCCGCGCTGGACGCCGAAAAGTTCCTCGACGACAACTGACAGGCCCGGGGAGGCGTGCCCTCCCCTCCCCCACCATGCTGACCTGGCTTTCCCGCAACAACTTCGACTTTCCTCCTCTGGATAAGGCCCTGCACGAGCCCAACGGCCTGCTCGCGGCTGGCGGCGATCTCGACCCGCAACGACTGTTGGCGGCCTATCGTCACGGCTGCTTCCCCTGGTTCCAGGACGGCCAGCCCATTCTCTGGTGGTCCCCAGACCCGCGCACCGTGTTGCTCCCGAGCGAACTGCACGTCTCCCGCAGCCTCGCCAAGCTCCTGCGCCAACAGCGCTATCACGTCACCATCGACCAGGCATTCGAGCGCGTCATCCAGGGCTGCGCCGGACCGCGCGCATATACCGACGGCACCTGGATCACCACACCGATGCAACAGGCGTACTGCGAGCTGCACAACCAGGGGGTCGCACACTCAGCGGAAGCCTGGGACGGCAGCGAACTGGTCGGCGGCCTGTACGGCCTGGCCATCGGTCGCCTGTTCTTCGGAGAATCGATGTTCAGCCGCGCAGACAACGCCTCCAAGGTGGCGTTCGTCACCCTGGTGCGGCGACTGAAGGCCGCCGGTTTCGAGCTGATCGACTGCCAGATGCCGAGCCAGCACCTGCACAGCTTTGGCGCACGAGCCATTTCCCGCCGGGAATTCGCCGCCTATCTGCGCCGTCATCTCGATCAATCGCCGCTGCGGGACTGGACTTCGCAAGCGGACCTGCCCAGCCTGGCATAAACTTGCCAGAGGGTTCTCGCAGGGGTTGAAGATGACCGAGCTCGCCCGTCTGAAGTTCTACGCCACACAACCGCATCCGTGCAGCTATCTGCCCGAGGAGCAGGCAACGACTCTGTTCCTCGATCCCAGCCAACCCATGGACGCGCAGCTATATGCCTCGCTCTCGGAGGTCGGCTTCCGGCGCAGCGGCGAACACCTCTACCGTCCTCATTGCCAGCATTGCACGGCCTGCATTCCCGCTCGCATTCCAGCCGCCGAGTTCCAGCCAAATCGCCAGCAGAAGCGCATCCTCAAGCGAAACGCAGACCTTGAAGTGATCCGCAAGCGGCCGACCTTCACCGAGGAGTATTACGCCCTCTACATGCGCTACATCGAGCAACGGCACGCCGATGGCGACATGTATCCACCCAGCCGCGACCAGTTCGCGACATTCCTTGTGCGCGACCTGCCATTCAGTTGCTTCTTTGAATTTCGCCTGCAAGGGCGCCTGCTGGCAGTCGCGGTAACGGACGTCCTGCCCAATGGCCTGTCAGCGGTCTATACCTTTTACGACCCTGATGAGGAGCGCCGCAGTCTGGGCCGCTTCGCTATTCTCTGGCAGATAGCCGAAACCGAACGCCTGGGGCTGCACGCCGTTTATCTGGGGTACTGGATCAAGAACTGCCGGAAGATGAACTACAAGACCCAGTACCGTCCGATCGAGCTGTTCGTGAACCAGCGCTGGGTCGTGCTCAACTGACCCAGCAAACGCCCCTTGGCGTTGCGGGGCGATTTCAGGCACAATGTGTGCCTTTTTTAATGGCCTGAAACTTCAGGCAACCATAGATACCGAGGGCTCTACTGCATGTCGAAAGAAGACAGCTTCGAAATGGAAGGCACTGTCGTCGACACCCTGCCCAACACCATGTTCCGCGTGGAGTTGGAGAACGGGCACGTCGTTACCGCGCACATCTCCGGCAAGATGCGCAAGAACTACATCCGCATCCTGACCGGCGACAAGGTTCGCGTAGAACTGACGCCCTACGACCTGTCCAAGGGTCGTATCACCTACCGCGCCCGCTGACGGACGGTAGTGCCGGCAATTCCGGCACATAGAAAAACGCCCGGCATCGCCGGGCGTTTTCGTTTCGGCGCAGGATACCTCACGCCGGTTCTGCGGCCACCACTTCGAACTCGAAGACCAGCTCGCCATCCTTCAGATCCACGTGCGCGACACCGCCGTGCTCAGCCAACTCGCCGAACAGAATCTCCTCGGCCAACGGCCGTTTGATCTTGTCCTGAATCAGCCGCGCCATCGGGCGCGCGCCCATCTGGGGATCGTAACCCTTCTCAGCCAGCCAGCCACGCGCCAAGTCGCTGACCTCGATCTGCACGTGCTTGTCCTCCAACTGCGCCTGCAGTTCAGTGAGGAACTTGTCGACGATGCTCTTGATGGTCTCGTGACTGAGGCGCCCGAACTGGATGATGGTGTCCAGGCGGTTACGGAACTCCGGCGTGAAACTCTTCTTGATCACCTCCATCGCGTCGGTGGAGTGATCCTGCTGCGTGAAACCAATGGAAGCTCGCGCCGCAGTTTCCGCACCGGCGTTGGTGGTCATGATCACAATGACGTTGCGGAAATCCGCCTTGCGGCCGTTATTGTCGGTCAGGGTGCCGTGATCCATCACCTGCAGCAGCAGGTTGAAGACTTCCGGGTGCGCCTTCTCGATTTCATCCAGCAGCAACACGCAGTGCGGCGTTTTGGTAATCGCCTCGGTTAGCAAGCCACCCTGGTCGAACCCGACGTACCCCGGCGGCGCGCCGATCAGACGGGAAACGGTATGCCGCTCCATGTACTCGGACATATCGAAGCGCACCAGCTCCACACCTAGCGCCTTGGCCAACTGGCGAGCCACTTCGGTCTTGCCCACGCCGGTAGGACCGGAGAACAGGAAGGAGCCCACCGGCTTGTCTGGAGACTTCAGCCCGGCACGGGAGAGCTTGATGGCAGTGGACAGCGACTCGATGGCTGCGGCCTGGCCGAACACGGTCAGCTTCAGATCACGCTCGAGATTGCGCAGCAGCTCCTTGTCAGAGCTGGACACATGCTTGGGAGGAATCCGAGCGATCTTCGCCACGATGTCTTCGACCTGAGCCACCTCGATGCGCTTCACGCGCTTCTCCTCCGGCTGCAGACGCTGGTAGGCGCCCGCCTCGTCGATAACGTCGATGGCCTTGTCCGGCATGTGCCGGTCATTGATATAACGCGCAGCCAACTCGGCGGCGGCACGCAGCGCCTCATCGCTGTACTCGATGTGATGGTGCTGCTCGAATCGCGGCTTGAGCCCCTTCAGGATGCCGAAGGTGTCCTCGACCGACGGCTCGGTAACGTCGACCTTCTGGAAACGACGGGCCAGGGCCCGGTCCTTCTCGAAGATGCCACGGAACTCCTGGAAGGTCGTGGAGCCGATGCAGCGGATCTCGCCGGAAGACAACAGAGGCTTGAGAAGGTTGGACGCATCCATCACACCGCCCGATGCCGCGCCGGCACCGATGATGGTATGGAT
The Pseudomonas triclosanedens DNA segment above includes these coding regions:
- the trxB gene encoding thioredoxin-disulfide reductase, with protein sequence MSEVKHSRLIILGSGPAGYTAAVYAARANLKPVVITGIQPGGQLTTTTEVDNWPGDVEGLTGPALMERMQQHAQRFDTEIVYDHIHTAELQQKPFTLKGDSGTYTCDALIIATGASAQYLGMSSEEAFMGKGVSACATCDGFFYRNQVVCVVGGGNTAVEEALYLSNIAKEVHLIHRRDKLRSEKILQDKLFEKARNGNVRLHWNTTLDEVLGDDMGVVGVRLKDTESGETRQLDLAGVFIAIGHKPNTDLFKGQLEMNDGYLKIKGGAEGNATLTSIEGVFAAGDVADHVYRQAITSAGAGCMAALDAEKFLDDN
- the aat gene encoding leucyl/phenylalanyl-tRNA--protein transferase, which encodes MLTWLSRNNFDFPPLDKALHEPNGLLAAGGDLDPQRLLAAYRHGCFPWFQDGQPILWWSPDPRTVLLPSELHVSRSLAKLLRQQRYHVTIDQAFERVIQGCAGPRAYTDGTWITTPMQQAYCELHNQGVAHSAEAWDGSELVGGLYGLAIGRLFFGESMFSRADNASKVAFVTLVRRLKAAGFELIDCQMPSQHLHSFGARAISRREFAAYLRRHLDQSPLRDWTSQADLPSLA
- a CDS encoding arginyltransferase, translating into MTELARLKFYATQPHPCSYLPEEQATTLFLDPSQPMDAQLYASLSEVGFRRSGEHLYRPHCQHCTACIPARIPAAEFQPNRQQKRILKRNADLEVIRKRPTFTEEYYALYMRYIEQRHADGDMYPPSRDQFATFLVRDLPFSCFFEFRLQGRLLAVAVTDVLPNGLSAVYTFYDPDEERRSLGRFAILWQIAETERLGLHAVYLGYWIKNCRKMNYKTQYRPIELFVNQRWVVLN
- the infA gene encoding translation initiation factor IF-1 is translated as MSKEDSFEMEGTVVDTLPNTMFRVELENGHVVTAHISGKMRKNYIRILTGDKVRVELTPYDLSKGRITYRAR
- the clpA gene encoding ATP-dependent Clp protease ATP-binding subunit ClpA, which codes for MLNRELEVTLNLAFKEARAKRHEFMTVEHLLLALLDNEAASTVLKACGANLDKLRRDLQEFIDSTTPLIPQHDEDRETQPTLGFQRVLQRAVFHVQSSGKREVTGANVLVAIFSEQESQAVFLLKQQSVARIDVVNYIAHGISKVPGHAEHQESEQDMQDEEGGESSTSSHPLDAYASNLNDLARQGRIDPLVGRESEVERVAQILARRRKNNPLLVGEAGVGKTAIAEGLAKRIVDGQVPDLLSDSVVYSLDLGALLAGTKYRGDFEKRFKALLNELRKRPHAVLFIDEIHTIIGAGAASGGVMDASNLLKPLLSSGEIRCIGSTTFQEFRGIFEKDRALARRFQKVDVTEPSVEDTFGILKGLKPRFEQHHHIEYSDEALRAAAELAARYINDRHMPDKAIDVIDEAGAYQRLQPEEKRVKRIEVAQVEDIVAKIARIPPKHVSSSDKELLRNLERDLKLTVFGQAAAIESLSTAIKLSRAGLKSPDKPVGSFLFSGPTGVGKTEVARQLAKALGVELVRFDMSEYMERHTVSRLIGAPPGYVGFDQGGLLTEAITKTPHCVLLLDEIEKAHPEVFNLLLQVMDHGTLTDNNGRKADFRNVIVIMTTNAGAETAARASIGFTQQDHSTDAMEVIKKSFTPEFRNRLDTIIQFGRLSHETIKSIVDKFLTELQAQLEDKHVQIEVSDLARGWLAEKGYDPQMGARPMARLIQDKIKRPLAEEILFGELAEHGGVAHVDLKDGELVFEFEVVAAEPA